The genomic interval TGTCTTATGTAAAAGCAACAACCATTTCAGATGAAAAGGCTTTGCTAATGAAGGAGATTAAAGAATCCGTAGAAGAACTTAAACTGGTAAGACAAGGTAAACTAAAAGGCATAACTGCCCAACAATTATTAGATGAGCTATAACATTGTCGCCGTTCCCACTTTTAGAAAAGAGTTAAAGAAATTGGCGAAAAAGTATCTTTCTTTGAAAGCCGATTTAGCTGTTTTGTTTGAAAGCTTGGCAGAAAACCCCACGCAAGGAACTGCTCTGAGCAAAAACTGCTATAAAATACGTCTTGCTGTTTCTTCCAAAGGAAAAGGCAAAAGCGGAGGAGCAAGGATTATCACAAACATTGTTGTTGCCGATGAAACAGTTTACTTGCTTTCTATTTATGATAAATCTGAAAAGGAGACCCTGACCGATAAAGAAATAAATGAACTGCTAAAAGATGTACCTGAATAACAAAGGCCGCGTTGTATAACACGGACTTTGCCGTATATTGACAAGCCTTCTGACAACGATGGTTGCCCAAACCAATAACAATACTTTGAGTTTAATTTAATCCTACTCTCCCAACAGTCTTTTACTCATTTCTTTGCGGGTATCGTCCTCGAAACTGGCCAAATAAACTTCGGTAATGATGGTATTGGTGTGCCCCAAACTCTCACTAATGTACTCAATACTTGCTCCTGACCGCTTGAGCACCGTCGA from Flexibacter flexilis DSM 6793 carries:
- a CDS encoding type II toxin-antitoxin system RelE family toxin — encoded protein: MSYNIVAVPTFRKELKKLAKKYLSLKADLAVLFESLAENPTQGTALSKNCYKIRLAVSSKGKGKSGGARIITNIVVADETVYLLSIYDKSEKETLTDKEINELLKDVPE